The Malus domestica chromosome 10, GDT2T_hap1 genome contains a region encoding:
- the LOC103445334 gene encoding putative pentatricopeptide repeat-containing protein At5g59200, chloroplastic translates to MSYSATTVTLNSAFPRNSNPKAKDSQNRRETISLIQKCKHIHQIPPIHAKIIRNFQDQDPFVVFELLRLCSNLNSIDYATTIFQQVQTPNVYLYTALIDGFVSSGFYLDAIRVYCRMVNGFVSPDNYAVTSVLKACGFGLALEEGRGVHTQVLKLGLSSNRSVRMKLLALYGKCGEFECARRVFDEMPDRDVVASTVMITSYADYGLIEEAIGVFNRARSKDTVCWTAMIDGLVKNGEMNRALEAFREMQRNNVRPNEVTVVCVLSACSYLGALELGRWVHSYIDKYDIEFNYIVGGALINMYSRCGDIDEALAVFGKMKERDVSSYNSMIEGLAMHGKSMEAIQMFQTMIKQGLRPNSITFVRVLNACSHGGLSGLGFEIFHSMTNIHGIQPQIEHYGCMVDLLGRSGQLEEAYNFIARMKMAPDHIMVGALLSACKIHGNLELGERVAEILVNCGNADSGTYVLLSNVYASSGRWKEAAQVRAKMKEGGTPKEPGCSLIEVNNEIHEFLLGDLRHPKREEIYKKLTELIDELKSEGYLPATEAVLHDIEDTQKELALSIHSERLAICYGLIATKRGTTLRIVNNLRVCSDCHSMIKLIAKITNRKIVVRDRNRFHHFESGVCSCADYW, encoded by the coding sequence ATGAGTTACTCAGCGACAACGGTTACATTGAACTCAGCATTCCCGCGAAATTCAAATCCAAAAGCCAAGGATTCTCAAAACCGGAGAGAAACAATCTCTCTAATACAAAAATGCAAACACATTCATCAGATTCCACCAATCCACGCAAAAATCATAAGAAATTTCCAAGACCAAGACCCATTCGTCGTCTTCGAGCTTCTTCGCCTCTGCTCCAACCTCAACTCAATCGACTACGCCACCACGATTTTCCAACAAGTTCAAACCCCAAATGTCTACCTCTACACTGCTCTCATTGATGGGTTCGTGTCATCTGGGTTTTACCTCGATGCGATTCGGGTTTACTGTCGAATGGTTAACGGGTTTGTTTCGCCGGATAACTACGCGGTAACTTCTGTGTTAAAAGCTTGTGGCTTTGGGTTGGCGTTGGAGGAGGGGAGAGGAGTCCATACGCAGGTTTTGAAGCTTGGGTTGTCATCGAATCGATCGGTGAGGATGAAGCTTCTGGCTCTCTATGGGAAGTGTGGTGAATTTGAGTGTGCACGGAGGGTGTTCGATGAAATGCCTGATAGGGATGTCGTTGCGTCAACGGTGATGATCACTTCTTATGCTGATTATGGGTTGATTGAGGAGGCGATTGGTGTTTTTAACCGGGCTAGGAGTAAGGATACCGTTTGTTGGACTGCTATGATCGATGGGTTGGTTAAGAATGGGGAGATGAATAGGGCTTTGGAGGCGTTTAGGGAGATGCAGAGGAATAATGTGAGGCCTAATGAAGTTActgttgtttgtgttttatctGCTTGTTCTTATTTGGGAGCGTTGGAGCTTGGAAGATGGGTTCACTCTTACATAGATAAGTATGACATCGAATTCAATTACATTGTAGGTGGTGCTCTGATTAATATGTACTCGAGGTGTGGCGATATTGATGAGGCACTGGCAGTGTTTGGTAAgatgaaagagagagatgtgagtAGTTATAATTCCATGATTGAGGGGCTTGCTATGCATGGGAAGAGCATGGAGGCTATCCAAATGTTCCAGACAATGATAAAACAAGGACTAAGGCCAAATAGCATTACTTTTGTTAGAGTATTGAATGCATGTAGTCATGGAGGTTTGTCGGGTTTGGGTTTTGAGATATTTCATTCCATGACTAATATTCACGGCATTCAACCACAGATAGAACACTATGGATGCATGGTTGATCTTCTAGGTCGCTCTGGTCAGCTTGAAGAAGCTTACAATTTCATTGCAAGAATGAAAATGGCACCGGATCATATCATGGTGGGGGCTTTGCTAAGTGCTTGTAAAATCCATGGGAACCTTGAATTAGGAGAAAGGGTAGCCGAAATCTTGGTGAATTGTGGTAATGCAGATTCAGGAACTTACGTACTGCTATCAAATGTATATGCTTCATCAGGGAGGTGGAAAGAGGCTGCACAAGTGAGAGCAAAGATGAAGGAAGGTGGAACCCCAAAGGAGCCTGGTTGTAGCTTGATTGAAGTAAACAATGAGATCCATGAGTTCCTCTTGGGAGACCTCAGACACCCAAAGAGAGAGGAAATCTACAAAAAGTTAACGGAGCTAATCGATGAACTGAAATCAGAAGGATACTTGCCTGCAACAGAGGCGGTTTTGCATGATATTGAAGATACACAAAAGGAATTGGCTCTGTCGATACATAGCGAGAGGCTCGCCATATGCTACGGGCTAATTGCTACAAAACGAGGTACGACTTTGAGGATTGTAAATAACTTAAGGGTTTGCAGTGACTGCCACTCAATGATCAAATTGATAGCTAAGATCACCAACAGAAAGATTGTCGTTAGGGATCGCAATAGGTTCCACCATTTTGAGAGTGGGGTTTGTTCTTGTGCTGATTATTGGTGA